In one Liolophura sinensis isolate JHLJ2023 chromosome 11, CUHK_Ljap_v2, whole genome shotgun sequence genomic region, the following are encoded:
- the LOC135478255 gene encoding pancreas transcription factor 1 subunit alpha-like — protein sequence MESFLCTLDEDFLEFCDNMEGYCDVPLDSPCSNLSDQENIGINSFDLGRKLKKPVKRMEQRRAANMRERRRMRSINDAFDTLRTCIPTQVNGDRRLSKVDTLRLAIRYIGYLGELLEKYDQCGADSKNNPMGQRAEKIIVRCNLSDVLSTDEQDGGLLGHSLSWVDDKLPKLTANNRFSAKVWVPELANEADLVSLTTLTTEYTIQ from the exons ATGGAGAGTTTTCTGTGCACTTTAGATGAAGACTTCTTGGAATTCTGCGACAATATGGAAGGTTACTGCGACGTACCTCTCGATTCGCCGTGCTCAAATTTATCCGATCAGGAAAACATTGGTATAAACTCATTCGATCTCGGTCGAAAACTTAAGAAGCCCGTGAAGCGAATGGAGCAGAGACGAGCGGCAAACATGCGGGAGAGACGGCGCATGAGGTCGATCAATGACGCCTTTGACACCTTAAGGACGTGCATCCCCACCCAGGTGAACGGAGACCGGAGGCTGTCAAAAGTCGACACACTTCGATTGGCTATCCGATATATCGGATACCTTGGGGAGCTGCTGGAAAAGTACGACCAGTGTGGGGCAGACAGCAAAAATAACCCTATGGGACAACGGGCGGAGAAGATTATTGTCAGGTGTAATTTGTCAG ATGTTTTATCCACGGACGAGCAAGATGGCGGTTTGTTGGGACATTCTCTGTCATGGGTAGACGACAAGTTACCAAAACTGACTGCTAATAATAGATTCTCTGCCAAAGTTTGGGTGCCAGAGTTAGCTAACGAAGCTGATCTCGTGTCGCTTACCACACTCACAACAGAGTATACGATACAATAA